The Pseudodesulfovibrio sp. zrk46 genome contains a region encoding:
- the dnaN gene encoding DNA polymerase III subunit beta, whose protein sequence is MFLKVNRDEIIEGLQKSANIIPAKTGAAFLRTIWLQCENGNLNVMSTDSNLEFRGSYPAAIEGEGLAGVQGRAFYDLIKQLRSNQGELTIRTDEESTNVLVEQKARKYKFPVNDPEWFQKFSTFPEDGTVFWSGDFLHEIIEKIAFCVSDEDSMEAIACIYLVPREMGGVKKVEVCGLNGHQFAMFNFVNDDIYSMIPEEGVLIQKKYLAELKKWLTADEIELAISDKRLFFRTGDQRESFTLPLSYYQYPNYQNFLAKLNDPDVSTLEVNRLEMVDALSRVSLFNTDSNRCAYFTFDGAEVLVSAQGQETGTARESLDATFTGDMQRIAFPTRNLIDILNHFNSETVKFTLTGTEAPCGVTGVDDKDYQVIVMPMMIQEETYYTEENA, encoded by the coding sequence ATGTTTCTGAAAGTGAACAGAGATGAAATCATTGAAGGCCTCCAGAAGTCGGCCAACATCATCCCCGCGAAAACCGGGGCAGCCTTTCTCCGGACCATCTGGCTCCAGTGCGAGAACGGAAACCTGAACGTGATGTCCACCGACTCGAATCTGGAATTCCGCGGATCATATCCGGCTGCCATCGAGGGCGAAGGTCTTGCCGGTGTTCAGGGACGCGCCTTTTACGACCTGATCAAGCAGCTCCGCTCCAATCAGGGTGAACTGACCATCCGTACGGATGAAGAGTCCACCAATGTGCTGGTGGAGCAGAAGGCCAGGAAGTACAAGTTCCCCGTGAACGACCCTGAGTGGTTCCAGAAGTTCTCCACCTTCCCGGAAGACGGCACCGTGTTCTGGTCCGGTGACTTCCTCCATGAGATCATTGAGAAGATCGCCTTCTGCGTTTCCGATGAAGACTCCATGGAAGCCATCGCCTGCATCTATCTGGTTCCCCGTGAGATGGGCGGTGTGAAAAAGGTGGAAGTCTGCGGTCTGAACGGACACCAGTTCGCCATGTTCAACTTCGTGAACGACGACATCTATTCCATGATTCCTGAAGAGGGTGTCCTGATTCAGAAGAAGTACCTGGCCGAACTCAAGAAGTGGCTGACTGCTGATGAGATCGAGCTGGCCATCTCCGACAAGCGCCTCTTCTTCCGTACCGGTGACCAGCGCGAGTCCTTCACCCTGCCGCTGAGTTATTACCAGTACCCCAATTACCAGAACTTCCTGGCCAAGCTGAATGACCCGGATGTTTCCACCCTTGAAGTAAATCGACTGGAGATGGTGGACGCCCTTTCCCGCGTCTCTCTCTTCAACACCGATTCCAACCGCTGCGCATACTTCACTTTCGACGGAGCCGAAGTTTTGGTCTCCGCCCAAGGCCAGGAGACGGGAACTGCTCGAGAATCCCTTGACGCCACCTTTACGGGCGATATGCAGCGTATTGCGTTCCCTACCCGCAACCTGATCGACATACTCAATCACTTCAATTCCGAAACCGTGAAGTTCACCTTGACCGGTACCGAAGCTCCCTGCGGCGTGACCGGCGTGGACGACAAGGATTATCAGGTCATCGTGATGCCCATGATGATTCAGGAAGAGACCTACTACACTGAGGAAAACGCGTAG
- a CDS encoding DnaA/Hda family protein, producing the protein MKQSLRKHLLQTNSDDELKRWFDPLHFEYDEENKRVTVGFPHAFFAKWFENEIQGKFEAQLNLFLGAGYLVSYRDNGSSERPTGVNTAEVVKRIDFPFGQEFTFETFLINKKNYFPIASAKEVAKQSASLFNPFIICGPGGSGKTHLIKSVANEIAKKHDYSSLFMGTMDELNSLYTIQFKGDTIRARSHLFEYSFLFIDDFQKIREYPHFQHELVNIFNHFYDNKKQMVLACRDKVTSYDFLDDSLQSRLGWGLIVTLKEPDLEIRVGYIQRQCRAKRLTLNKEQILTLAQRFTDFRYLQGILLKLFAFKELVKKELSQKDFEHILANTEEKATDDLTPKKIMGVVSEHYNIRVGDLTGSKRHQHIAQARQVAMFLCRQMLKTSYPALGRAFGGKDHSTVLYSVKKIDQLQEDNYDLKQLLKTLKNKCRMT; encoded by the coding sequence GTGAAACAGTCCCTTCGCAAGCACCTGCTCCAGACCAACTCCGACGATGAACTGAAACGGTGGTTTGACCCACTTCATTTCGAGTATGACGAGGAAAATAAACGGGTCACCGTGGGCTTTCCCCACGCCTTTTTTGCCAAATGGTTCGAGAACGAGATTCAGGGTAAATTCGAGGCTCAGCTCAACCTGTTCCTCGGCGCCGGCTACCTTGTCAGCTATCGTGACAATGGCTCCTCCGAGCGCCCCACGGGCGTAAATACCGCCGAAGTGGTCAAGCGCATCGACTTCCCCTTTGGTCAGGAATTCACCTTTGAAACATTCCTGATCAACAAGAAGAACTACTTCCCCATTGCTTCGGCAAAGGAAGTGGCCAAACAGTCCGCCTCCCTGTTCAATCCGTTCATCATCTGCGGCCCCGGCGGATCAGGCAAGACACACCTGATCAAGTCCGTTGCCAACGAGATTGCTAAGAAACACGACTATTCGTCCCTCTTCATGGGCACCATGGATGAACTCAATTCGCTCTACACCATCCAGTTCAAGGGCGACACCATCCGGGCGCGCAGCCATCTGTTCGAATACTCATTTCTGTTCATTGACGACTTCCAGAAGATCAGGGAATACCCCCACTTCCAGCATGAGCTGGTCAATATTTTCAACCACTTCTACGACAACAAGAAGCAGATGGTACTGGCCTGCCGTGACAAGGTCACCAGCTATGACTTCCTGGATGACTCCCTCCAGTCCCGCCTTGGCTGGGGTCTCATCGTCACCCTGAAGGAACCGGACCTCGAGATCCGCGTGGGCTATATCCAGCGCCAGTGCCGCGCCAAGCGTCTGACCCTGAACAAGGAACAGATCCTTACGCTGGCCCAGCGCTTCACGGACTTCCGCTACCTCCAGGGCATCCTGCTCAAGTTGTTCGCATTCAAGGAGTTGGTGAAAAAGGAACTGAGCCAGAAGGATTTTGAACACATCCTGGCCAACACCGAAGAAAAGGCCACAGACGACCTCACGCCCAAGAAAATCATGGGTGTGGTTTCCGAACATTACAACATCCGCGTAGGTGACCTGACGGGCTCTAAACGGCACCAGCACATAGCTCAGGCCAGACAGGTGGCAATGTTCCTTTGTCGGCAGATGCTCAAGACTTCCTACCCTGCACTGGGACGTGCATTTGGTGGAAAAGACCACTCCACAGTGCTCTACTCGGTTAAAAAAATCGATCAATTACAGGAAGATAACTACGATTTGAAACAACTGTTGAAAACCCTGAAGAATAAATGTCGCATGACGTGA
- a CDS encoding homocysteine biosynthesis protein, with translation MAQHQVNKTIAEINDRIRKGKAVVVNAEEMVQIVKKEGKVRAAQEVDVVTTGTFSTMCSSGLLFNIGQQPPVMKVSKMWLNNVPCYSGIAAVDAYLGCTEPSEEDPLNKVHPGRFSYGGGHVMEDLLRGKAVHLRAEGYGTDCYPRREIEKDITLADLPNAIMLNPRNCYQNYNCAVNLTSRTIYTYMGPLKSNCSNANFATAGCLSPMFNDPYCKTIGMGTRIFLGGGVGYVIGEGTQHVQKPQRNERGVPENPSGTLMLKGDFKNMDARYVRAQSILGYGASLSLGVGIPIPMLNEEMAWFTGVSDEDITMPVKDYGYDYPNGIPRELARVTFEQLRSGEIEVNGKKTSTVPVTSYTMSLEVANELKKWIEEGKFFLSEKVDDIPSF, from the coding sequence ATGGCACAGCATCAGGTGAACAAGACGATCGCAGAGATCAACGACCGTATTCGCAAAGGCAAGGCCGTGGTGGTCAACGCCGAGGAGATGGTCCAGATCGTCAAGAAGGAAGGCAAGGTCCGCGCGGCCCAGGAAGTGGACGTTGTCACAACCGGCACGTTCTCGACCATGTGCTCGTCCGGTCTGCTCTTCAATATCGGCCAGCAGCCGCCCGTCATGAAGGTCTCCAAGATGTGGCTCAACAACGTGCCCTGCTACTCCGGCATCGCAGCTGTTGACGCGTATCTCGGGTGCACCGAGCCGTCCGAGGAGGATCCCCTCAACAAGGTCCATCCCGGTCGTTTTTCTTACGGTGGCGGTCACGTCATGGAAGACCTGCTGCGAGGCAAGGCTGTCCATCTCCGCGCCGAAGGCTATGGCACTGACTGCTATCCGCGTCGTGAGATCGAAAAGGACATCACCCTGGCCGATCTGCCCAACGCCATCATGCTCAACCCGCGCAACTGCTACCAGAACTACAACTGCGCAGTGAACCTGACCAGCCGCACCATCTACACCTACATGGGACCGCTGAAGTCCAATTGTTCCAATGCCAACTTCGCCACTGCGGGTTGCCTGTCCCCCATGTTCAACGATCCTTACTGCAAGACCATCGGCATGGGCACACGCATCTTCCTCGGCGGCGGCGTAGGTTACGTCATCGGCGAAGGCACCCAGCATGTGCAAAAGCCCCAGCGCAATGAGCGCGGCGTTCCGGAGAACCCCTCCGGTACCCTGATGCTCAAAGGCGACTTCAAGAATATGGACGCTCGCTACGTGCGCGCCCAGTCCATTCTCGGTTACGGCGCATCCCTGTCCCTGGGTGTCGGTATCCCCATCCCCATGCTCAACGAAGAGATGGCCTGGTTCACCGGTGTATCGGACGAAGACATCACCATGCCGGTCAAGGACTACGGTTACGACTACCCCAACGGCATCCCGCGCGAACTGGCCCGCGTGACTTTCGAACAGCTCCGTTCCGGAGAGATCGAGGTCAACGGCAAGAAGACCAGCACCGTGCCGGTGACCAGCTACACCATGTCCCTTGAAGTGGCCAATGAATTGAAAAAATGGATTGAAGAAGGCAAGTTCTTCCTCTCCGAAAAAGTCGACGATATTCCAAGCTTCTAG
- a CDS encoding glycosyltransferase, whose product MRVLFYCQHVLGVGHVFRSLEIVKGLADHEVILVTGGAELDIEPPANMTHIQLPGLMMSPDFKTFIPLEEGVTDVDALLERRLAQFRDIMAEHRPDIFLVELFPFGRKKFRFELLPILEDIRKGTWGNCKSVCSVRDILVEKDDMEKYTRGVLKMLNPNFDAVLVHADPELVTFDETFPGVKDMVPKLHYTGYVACKPAPGAGQALRNELGVDDTPLIVTSVGGGNVCQELIDSVLEASPILNETHPHRLCIFTGPYATDDNFARYQQMAEPYPWISVRRFTQRFPDYLAAADLSVSLGGYNTTMNLLAADTYGLMYPFMQNREQSMRAKRLEEKGILKLLGSDDLAPATMAKMMGEAIDHPAQSHTIDLDGAANTARLLETIVSS is encoded by the coding sequence ATGCGCGTCCTTTTCTACTGCCAGCATGTCCTTGGTGTAGGCCACGTCTTCCGCAGCCTTGAGATCGTCAAGGGGCTGGCCGATCACGAGGTTATCCTCGTGACAGGCGGGGCCGAGCTCGACATTGAGCCGCCCGCCAACATGACGCACATACAATTGCCGGGACTGATGATGTCGCCGGACTTCAAGACCTTCATCCCGCTGGAGGAAGGCGTCACCGATGTGGACGCCCTGCTGGAACGCCGTCTCGCCCAGTTCCGCGACATCATGGCCGAACATCGGCCCGACATCTTTCTGGTGGAACTCTTCCCCTTCGGCCGCAAGAAATTCCGCTTCGAACTCCTCCCCATCCTGGAAGACATCCGAAAAGGAACATGGGGCAACTGCAAGTCGGTCTGCTCGGTGCGTGACATCCTCGTGGAAAAGGATGACATGGAAAAATACACCCGCGGCGTACTCAAGATGCTCAACCCGAATTTCGACGCCGTGCTGGTCCATGCCGATCCCGAGCTCGTCACCTTTGACGAGACATTCCCCGGCGTGAAGGATATGGTTCCCAAGCTGCACTACACCGGCTACGTGGCGTGCAAGCCTGCCCCGGGTGCAGGACAAGCCCTCCGCAATGAACTGGGCGTGGATGACACTCCGCTCATCGTCACCAGCGTGGGCGGCGGCAACGTTTGTCAGGAACTCATCGACAGCGTTCTCGAAGCCTCACCCATTCTGAATGAGACCCATCCACATCGGCTGTGCATTTTCACCGGACCATATGCCACGGACGACAACTTCGCCCGCTATCAGCAGATGGCCGAACCATACCCGTGGATATCTGTCCGCCGCTTCACCCAGCGCTTTCCGGACTACCTCGCTGCCGCAGACCTCTCGGTCTCCCTCGGCGGATACAACACCACCATGAATCTGCTGGCCGCGGACACCTACGGTCTCATGTATCCGTTCATGCAGAACCGCGAACAATCCATGCGGGCAAAACGGCTGGAGGAAAAAGGCATCCTCAAGCTGCTGGGCAGTGACGACCTCGCGCCAGCAACCATGGCAAAGATGATGGGTGAAGCCATCGATCACCCGGCCCAATCCCACACAATCGATCTGGACGGAGCCGCCAACACGGCCCGACTTCTGGAGACCATTGTTTCCAGCTAA
- a CDS encoding histidine phosphatase family protein — protein MTTYFCMRHGQTDWNRDKRIQGQTDTDLCDEGREMAKKWGESLADNHFDCILTSGLSRAVETAEIINKALGGLPMHTDPRLAEQDWGEWTGLDKAAFKDLKKQIKKQEYKGFEFCPPNGESRDDVLMRACDAFLEFSEEHEDEKVLVVTHNGVLKVLAYALSGLEYLPNETCPIKSYKVHRIECFENEIALGEINMEL, from the coding sequence ATGACCACCTATTTCTGCATGCGCCACGGCCAGACCGACTGGAACCGCGACAAACGGATTCAGGGTCAGACCGATACCGACCTGTGTGATGAAGGCCGTGAAATGGCCAAAAAGTGGGGAGAGTCACTGGCAGACAACCACTTTGATTGCATCCTGACCAGCGGACTGAGCCGCGCCGTGGAGACCGCCGAGATCATCAACAAGGCGCTGGGCGGACTGCCCATGCACACCGATCCCCGCCTCGCCGAACAGGACTGGGGCGAATGGACCGGACTGGACAAGGCAGCCTTCAAGGATCTCAAGAAACAGATCAAGAAGCAGGAATACAAGGGCTTTGAGTTCTGCCCGCCCAACGGTGAGAGCCGCGACGATGTGCTCATGCGCGCCTGCGACGCCTTTCTGGAATTCAGCGAGGAGCATGAAGACGAAAAGGTCCTGGTCGTCACCCACAACGGCGTACTCAAGGTGCTGGCATACGCCCTGTCCGGTCTCGAATACCTGCCGAACGAGACCTGCCCCATCAAATCTTACAAGGTGCATCGCATCGAATGCTTTGAAAACGAAATTGCCCTGGGTGAGATCAACATGGAGCTGTAG
- a CDS encoding glycosyltransferase family 4 protein, protein MRIAFCTPFKPVYHSSISGDVTIARDLFHTLKRFGHELIPVEYFPAKQIYWKPHKWAAAKAAMDNMIAQSRDADCWFTYGTYYKVPDIFGPTVSKQHDIPYFLYQASYAENRANHIKTWPGYMLNKRAMLTATHIFCNRVNDMETCRKILPKHKFSYISPGLPNGMFGRKRGARDWWRNRWNVGDSTVVMTAAMMRHGVKTEGIRWVIASCADLIVRGHDIKLMVAGDGPKRRELEAMARLRLGDRVEFLGLVDRLELPDVFSAGDVFAFPGLEESVGMVYLEAQQCGLPVVATSDEGAPYVVKDGYSGLITPVDKEEFTFGLRRLVEDKEYRESLGKQAIEYVRKHHIADTNLHAMVKTMERLTGPKDVI, encoded by the coding sequence ATGCGTATCGCCTTTTGCACGCCGTTCAAGCCGGTCTATCATTCTTCCATTTCCGGGGACGTGACCATCGCCCGCGATCTCTTCCATACCTTGAAGCGGTTCGGCCACGAATTGATCCCTGTCGAGTACTTTCCTGCCAAACAGATTTACTGGAAACCGCACAAGTGGGCAGCGGCAAAAGCAGCCATGGATAACATGATCGCCCAGAGCCGGGATGCGGACTGCTGGTTCACCTATGGAACCTACTACAAGGTCCCGGATATCTTCGGCCCCACCGTCTCCAAGCAACACGATATCCCCTATTTTCTGTATCAGGCCTCCTATGCGGAGAACCGCGCCAATCACATCAAGACATGGCCGGGATATATGCTCAACAAGCGGGCCATGCTGACGGCGACCCATATCTTCTGCAACCGGGTCAACGACATGGAGACCTGCCGCAAGATTCTGCCGAAACACAAATTTTCGTACATCAGCCCCGGCCTGCCCAACGGCATGTTCGGACGCAAACGGGGTGCTCGGGACTGGTGGCGCAACCGATGGAACGTGGGCGACAGCACGGTTGTGATGACCGCGGCCATGATGCGCCACGGCGTCAAGACCGAAGGCATCCGCTGGGTCATTGCCAGTTGTGCCGACCTGATCGTGCGCGGCCATGACATCAAACTGATGGTTGCCGGAGACGGTCCGAAACGCCGGGAACTCGAAGCCATGGCCAGACTCCGGCTGGGAGATCGCGTGGAGTTCCTCGGGCTGGTGGACCGACTCGAATTGCCCGACGTATTCAGCGCAGGAGACGTGTTCGCCTTCCCCGGCCTTGAGGAATCGGTGGGCATGGTCTATCTGGAAGCACAGCAATGCGGCCTGCCCGTGGTGGCCACCTCTGACGAGGGCGCACCCTACGTGGTCAAGGATGGCTACTCCGGCCTCATTACGCCTGTGGACAAGGAAGAATTTACCTTCGGCCTGAGACGGCTGGTGGAAGATAAAGAATACAGAGAAAGCCTCGGCAAGCAGGCTATCGAATATGTTCGCAAGCACCACATCGCGGACACCAACCTACACGCCATGGTCAAGACCATGGAGCGCCTGACCGGGCCAAAGGATGTAATATGA
- a CDS encoding class I SAM-dependent methyltransferase, which produces MDWDPVRYERWFDTPEGLFALEREMQLLQSMLAGWPRRGHKLLEVGCGTGLFLEQLYQMGFDITGIDSSPAMIMAARERLENRADLHNGDGELTPFSDNEFDYAFLWSVLEFTDDPKAMLAEAARVAEKGLLIGFLNKNSLYYSMNVRGTGSTLDNGKWFTWCEMQDLIQEATGFRHTMARSVLPGPMQTWHTGSIRTKLNCCLCPPFMGAFAAVRVDFVNMKPFTPLFAWKREPELS; this is translated from the coding sequence ATGGATTGGGATCCGGTCAGATACGAACGATGGTTCGACACCCCGGAAGGGCTTTTCGCGCTGGAGCGTGAAATGCAGCTGCTCCAATCCATGCTCGCAGGCTGGCCGCGCCGAGGCCACAAGCTGTTGGAGGTGGGCTGTGGTACGGGCCTGTTCCTCGAACAACTCTACCAGATGGGTTTCGATATCACGGGCATTGATTCCAGCCCGGCCATGATCATGGCAGCCAGAGAGCGTCTGGAAAACCGCGCCGATCTGCATAACGGCGACGGCGAACTCACTCCCTTTTCCGACAATGAATTCGACTACGCCTTTCTCTGGTCTGTCCTTGAATTTACGGACGATCCCAAGGCCATGCTGGCCGAGGCAGCCAGAGTCGCGGAAAAGGGTCTGCTCATCGGCTTCCTGAACAAGAACTCCCTCTATTACTCCATGAATGTGCGCGGCACCGGTTCCACACTGGATAACGGCAAGTGGTTCACCTGGTGCGAGATGCAGGACCTCATCCAGGAAGCCACCGGATTCAGGCACACCATGGCCCGCTCCGTGCTCCCCGGTCCCATGCAGACATGGCACACGGGCTCCATCAGGACCAAGCTCAATTGCTGCCTCTGCCCTCCCTTCATGGGCGCCTTTGCTGCCGTTCGGGTGGACTTCGTGAACATGAAGCCATTCACCCCGCTCTTTGCCTGGAAGCGCGAACCCGAACTCAGTTAG
- a CDS encoding LysE family translocator translates to MLGIHDLALFMLSGVLLNLTPGQDVAYIASQSASRGWKTGMVASLGISAGCLVHVLAASLGLSAILATSATAFTVVKMAGAAYLVWIGIQMWRNGGNGKADSDAPTVRISKRKVFSQGFLTNVLNPKVALFFLAFLPQFVRVDSPTKSLAFLVLGVIFTINSTVVNCFWVWSASRAAAMFGSNGRFSLWAKRAAGTLFVALGIRLAMADAS, encoded by the coding sequence ATGCTCGGCATCCATGACCTCGCACTGTTCATGCTTTCTGGCGTTCTTTTGAACCTGACGCCGGGACAGGATGTGGCGTATATCGCCAGCCAGTCCGCATCTCGAGGCTGGAAAACCGGCATGGTCGCCTCGCTGGGCATCAGCGCGGGCTGTCTGGTGCATGTGCTGGCGGCATCGCTGGGCCTGTCTGCCATTCTGGCTACCTCGGCTACGGCCTTTACCGTGGTCAAAATGGCTGGCGCGGCATATCTCGTCTGGATCGGTATTCAGATGTGGCGCAATGGTGGCAATGGGAAAGCAGACTCGGACGCGCCTACGGTGCGAATCTCCAAGCGAAAAGTTTTCTCGCAGGGCTTCCTGACTAATGTGCTCAATCCCAAAGTAGCCTTGTTCTTCCTTGCATTTCTGCCGCAGTTCGTACGTGTGGATTCGCCGACAAAATCGCTGGCATTTCTGGTTCTGGGCGTGATTTTCACCATCAATTCCACGGTGGTGAACTGCTTCTGGGTCTGGTCTGCCTCCCGCGCCGCTGCCATGTTCGGTAGCAATGGCAGATTCTCGCTGTGGGCCAAGCGGGCAGCCGGAACCCTGTTCGTGGCGCTGGGCATTCGCCTTGCCATGGCAGACGCCTCCTGA
- a CDS encoding PACE efflux transporter, which produces MRTSADRLRHTIMFELIGLITVTPLASWLLDKDMAKIGAMSVFLSLTAMMCNYVFNVAFDHALVRLGRPLNHRPAWMRVLHAVLFESSLLIIAVPMVAWWLEMSLWQAFITDIGFALFFLCYAYVFNWAYDSVFPIPMEEGEHA; this is translated from the coding sequence ATGCGAACTTCAGCGGACAGACTCCGCCACACGATAATGTTTGAATTGATCGGCCTGATAACGGTCACGCCTCTGGCGTCATGGTTATTGGATAAGGATATGGCCAAGATCGGTGCTATGTCCGTCTTCCTGTCCTTAACCGCCATGATGTGCAATTATGTCTTCAATGTGGCCTTTGACCATGCACTGGTCAGGCTGGGACGTCCGTTGAATCACCGCCCGGCGTGGATGCGTGTGCTGCACGCCGTACTGTTCGAATCAAGCCTGCTGATCATTGCTGTGCCCATGGTGGCGTGGTGGCTGGAAATGAGCCTGTGGCAGGCGTTTATAACCGACATCGGCTTTGCCCTGTTCTTCTTGTGCTATGCCTATGTCTTCAACTGGGCTTATGACTCGGTGTTCCCCATTCCCATGGAAGAAGGCGAACACGCGTAA
- a CDS encoding aminotransferase class IV, with product MIHYYQGKYSHEGVALNPAAPAFRYGTGFFETIYYNGTKLCHLDRHLDRLLHSLRAYRIDHETIDFTEVIMQVINRNGLEGNPARINIFYPVEEPTAQPVILAAPYEPAPYKAYRLCICNDKHVSTLNAQKTTSYMFFHLALKQAKARGFDDAALFDFDNNLLEATTGAIVLRKNGNFVELDTEYKLPSTTLQLAKTVLDIQPESVNYDDLPQYRHAYLLNTLIGMRPIVAIGETAFVPDEEACRDVTELVLEE from the coding sequence ATGATCCACTATTATCAGGGAAAATACAGTCATGAAGGGGTGGCCCTGAACCCCGCCGCACCCGCCTTTCGCTACGGCACCGGCTTCTTCGAGACCATCTACTACAACGGCACCAAGCTCTGCCACCTAGACCGTCATCTCGATCGGCTGCTGCACTCCCTCCGCGCCTATCGCATCGACCACGAGACCATTGATTTCACCGAAGTCATCATGCAGGTCATCAACCGCAACGGTCTGGAAGGCAACCCCGCCCGCATCAACATCTTCTATCCCGTGGAAGAGCCAACGGCCCAGCCCGTCATTCTGGCCGCGCCCTACGAGCCCGCCCCCTACAAGGCATATCGTCTGTGCATTTGCAACGACAAGCATGTGTCTACGCTCAACGCGCAGAAGACCACCAGCTACATGTTTTTCCATCTGGCCCTGAAACAGGCCAAGGCACGCGGTTTCGACGACGCCGCCCTGTTCGATTTCGACAACAATCTCCTCGAAGCCACCACCGGAGCCATTGTCCTCCGCAAGAACGGCAACTTCGTGGAGCTCGATACCGAATACAAGCTGCCCTCCACCACCCTCCAGCTCGCCAAGACCGTACTCGACATTCAGCCCGAGTCTGTCAATTACGACGACCTGCCACAGTATCGCCACGCCTATCTGCTCAATACGCTCATCGGCATGCGCCCCATCGTGGCCATCGGCGAGACCGCCTTTGTTCCCGATGAAGAGGCATGTCGAGACGTGACCGAACTCGTTTTGGAAGAGTAG
- a CDS encoding chorismate-binding protein has product MTQLRISISSSREQFDAFAARLAQELDADMVLSSPGYPAETTSVVGVHPEQELLFTEQTTPEAVKHFCFDTPGVALGYVSYTYGMLLRGIASDKPNNFPLGHLKKYRGWVEYNAEQGATVISAADQSMLDDLADRLNTALGSAPMLPVKGLPKGAPVVSLDQAGYEAGVSETLERILSGHTYQLNLSTKFSWNCPDLDPLALLLVLRRDHPAPFYAWMQSGQHRVLSTSPERFIRVSDGHVLSQPIKGTLRVDKHTPEAEAQLVNSPKERAELSMIVDLIRNDISANCEYGSVEVRNHLSVFAVDTLLQMYSDVHGKLRAGRDCLDLFFDAFPGGSITGCPKLSSMTIIEELEPHSRGLYCGSMVVIRDERNMDSSIAIRTAVHDTDSGAFDLYAGSGIVVDSDPAKEYQETMAKAEKFLTLGDA; this is encoded by the coding sequence GTGACGCAATTGCGTATCTCGATCTCCAGTAGCCGCGAGCAGTTCGACGCATTCGCCGCCCGGCTCGCTCAGGAGCTGGATGCGGACATGGTCCTGTCTTCCCCCGGCTACCCTGCGGAAACGACCTCGGTTGTAGGTGTTCATCCCGAGCAGGAATTGCTGTTCACCGAACAGACCACCCCGGAAGCGGTAAAGCATTTCTGTTTCGACACCCCGGGCGTGGCCTTGGGGTATGTCAGCTACACCTACGGCATGTTGCTGCGGGGCATTGCATCGGACAAACCCAACAACTTTCCGCTGGGGCATCTCAAGAAGTACCGCGGATGGGTGGAGTACAATGCAGAACAAGGCGCAACCGTCATTTCCGCAGCTGACCAATCCATGCTGGATGACCTTGCTGATCGTCTGAACACCGCCTTGGGAAGCGCACCAATGCTCCCCGTGAAAGGATTGCCGAAAGGTGCTCCCGTAGTGTCGCTGGATCAGGCGGGATATGAGGCCGGTGTCAGTGAAACGCTGGAACGGATTCTGTCCGGTCACACGTACCAGCTCAATCTTTCCACCAAGTTCTCATGGAACTGTCCGGACCTTGATCCGCTGGCCCTGCTTCTGGTCCTCAGAAGGGACCACCCGGCCCCGTTCTATGCGTGGATGCAGTCTGGTCAGCACCGGGTACTCTCCACGTCTCCTGAGCGGTTTATTCGTGTTTCGGACGGGCATGTGCTTTCCCAGCCCATCAAGGGAACGCTCCGGGTCGACAAGCATACCCCTGAAGCAGAAGCGCAGCTGGTCAATTCGCCCAAGGAGCGGGCCGAGCTTTCCATGATCGTGGACCTGATCCGCAACGATATTTCTGCCAACTGCGAGTACGGTTCCGTGGAGGTTCGCAACCACCTGTCCGTCTTCGCAGTGGACACCCTGCTGCAGATGTATTCCGACGTACACGGCAAGCTCCGGGCTGGCCGCGATTGTCTGGACCTCTTTTTCGACGCCTTTCCGGGCGGTTCCATCACCGGCTGTCCCAAGCTGAGTTCCATGACCATCATCGAGGAGCTGGAGCCCCATTCACGCGGGCTGTACTGCGGCTCCATGGTGGTGATCCGTGACGAGCGCAACATGGATTCCTCCATCGCCATCCGCACCGCTGTCCATGACACCGACTCCGGCGCATTCGACCTGTATGCCGGGAGCGGCATCGTGGTGGACTCGGACCCGGCAAAGGAGTATCAGGAGACAATGGCCAAAGCTGAAAAATTTCTCACACTGGGGGACGCATGA